In the Haloferula helveola genome, one interval contains:
- a CDS encoding ABC transporter permease subunit → MTFPRKIGLLLALVAIAATAAHFCGLELPSLRWFYSFDGDPNKANDSWFEMWRAEIFGITFSSLLLIAGMLLLAFGGGFQWNPLTLRRMERFRSIGRGYVSFRILIVLLVLAMLDQLLVGKRALAVRYQGEWHFPAFVDHRYPAHFFGAEGEEETNYRELKERLSDTDAVVILAPVPWDPTFDSDDEMELSLPIIDGLISRPDGKTAYNGYAYQHQKDDPTKVMRSGRVREGRLRWDVEVFDVDGDPVGREKWEDGRLVETTVPDNAELAEEGGWVRRIYPPLPPSLQRKHFLGTDKKGWDIAAQLYGGLQVIFKAAIIYLALTYGIGITFGCLMGYFGGVYDLVMQRIMEVMSNVPFLLVVMIICNNIGRDNITLGTILLVFCIFSWIQIAVYLRTSTYKEKARDYASAAKVLGAGTGRVIFRHILPNAISTIVTLVPFSVSSVIAALTALDFLGFGVPDSYPSWGRVLNDGVENLGSPWIVSSVFAIMVTLLLLITFVGEAIREAFDPKKFTTYQ, encoded by the coding sequence ATGACGTTTCCCCGCAAAATCGGCCTGCTTCTGGCCCTCGTGGCGATCGCCGCGACGGCAGCCCACTTCTGCGGTCTCGAGCTGCCTAGCCTGCGGTGGTTCTATTCCTTCGACGGAGATCCGAACAAGGCGAATGACTCGTGGTTCGAAATGTGGAGGGCGGAGATCTTCGGCATCACCTTCAGTTCGCTGCTCCTGATCGCGGGAATGCTGCTGCTGGCGTTCGGCGGCGGTTTCCAATGGAATCCGCTGACGTTGCGCCGGATGGAGCGCTTCCGTTCGATCGGGCGGGGCTATGTTTCCTTCCGGATCCTCATCGTGCTGCTCGTGCTTGCGATGCTCGACCAGTTGCTGGTCGGAAAGCGAGCCCTGGCCGTGCGATACCAAGGTGAGTGGCACTTCCCGGCCTTCGTCGACCACCGCTACCCCGCCCACTTCTTCGGTGCCGAAGGGGAGGAGGAGACGAACTACCGCGAGCTCAAGGAGCGGCTATCGGATACCGATGCCGTGGTGATCCTCGCCCCGGTGCCATGGGATCCGACTTTCGATTCCGATGATGAGATGGAGCTGTCGCTTCCGATCATTGACGGGCTGATTTCGCGTCCGGACGGCAAGACGGCTTACAACGGCTACGCCTACCAGCACCAGAAGGACGACCCGACGAAGGTGATGCGCTCCGGCCGGGTGCGCGAAGGCCGGCTGCGGTGGGATGTCGAGGTCTTCGATGTCGATGGCGATCCGGTCGGTCGCGAGAAGTGGGAGGACGGACGGCTGGTCGAAACCACCGTGCCGGACAACGCCGAGCTGGCGGAGGAGGGCGGTTGGGTCCGCCGCATCTATCCGCCGCTGCCGCCGAGCCTTCAGCGGAAGCACTTCCTCGGCACCGACAAGAAGGGCTGGGACATCGCCGCGCAGCTCTACGGAGGTCTGCAGGTGATCTTCAAGGCGGCCATCATCTACCTCGCCCTGACCTACGGCATCGGGATCACCTTCGGTTGCCTGATGGGCTACTTCGGCGGCGTCTACGACCTCGTCATGCAGCGGATCATGGAGGTCATGAGCAACGTGCCCTTCCTGCTGGTGGTGATGATCATCTGCAACAACATCGGCCGCGACAACATCACGCTCGGCACCATCCTGCTGGTTTTCTGCATCTTCTCGTGGATCCAGATCGCGGTGTATCTTCGGACCTCGACCTACAAGGAGAAGGCGCGCGACTACGCCAGTGCCGCGAAGGTTCTCGGTGCCGGCACCGGCCGCGTGATCTTCCGCCACATCCTGCCGAACGCGATCTCGACGATCGTCACGCTTGTTCCCTTCAGCGTGTCGTCGGTGATCGCCGCCCTGACGGCCCTCGACTTCCTTGGTTTCGGGGTTCCGGACTCGTATCCGAGCTGGGGCCGGGTGCTGAACGACGGGGTTGAGAACCTCGGTTCCCCGTGGATCGTCAGCTCGGTGTTCGCGATCATGGTGACCCTGCTGTTGCTGATCACCTTCGTTGGCGAAGCGATCCGCGAAGCCTTCGATCCCAAGAAATTCACGACCTACCAATGA
- a CDS encoding ABC transporter permease subunit — protein MKAYFIRRLLLVPITLFGITLLVYSIMRLTPGGPVEQALSRLMGSGDSKRSRAEAGASLSASQVLEIEEEYDEHKGIFRGYFEWLGMLPRDIETIGREFPDGSDEVIIPLPGTVHEVTVSKGSGGQPEIVPQEGVDTSAWRVRLLTPEDQARRWEKWVKGVEIGSMPNYRAVLYKPKFAGLFQGSLGYSQKYQDPVWQMIVQRMPVSLFYGGIAMVLIYGICLPLGVLKGIKHRSWLDNFSSVLVFAGYAIPGYALGALLVVYLAAKMRWFPLGGFTSDNFESLSFLGKVNDLAYHGVLPLACYLIGSFAMMTLLMKNNLMDNLAADYVRTAIAKGTGFRVAVFRHAFRNSIIPIATTFGANLTIFVAGSLLIERVFDINGFGLLGFSALLEFDRPVTMGVLFVSALLMLLGNVISDFCVALVDPRVSYK, from the coding sequence TTGAAAGCCTATTTCATCCGCCGCCTCCTGCTGGTTCCGATCACCTTGTTCGGAATCACGCTGCTGGTCTACTCCATCATGCGTCTGACACCCGGCGGGCCGGTCGAGCAGGCTCTATCGCGGCTCATGGGCAGTGGCGACTCGAAGCGCAGCCGGGCCGAGGCCGGAGCTTCGCTGAGCGCCTCGCAGGTGCTCGAGATCGAGGAGGAGTACGACGAGCACAAAGGGATCTTCCGAGGCTACTTCGAGTGGCTGGGCATGTTGCCCCGGGATATCGAGACGATTGGCAGGGAGTTCCCCGACGGATCCGATGAGGTGATCATTCCGCTGCCGGGTACCGTCCACGAGGTAACCGTCAGCAAGGGTTCCGGGGGACAACCGGAGATCGTGCCCCAGGAGGGGGTGGACACCTCGGCCTGGCGGGTGCGGCTGCTGACACCGGAGGATCAGGCGCGCCGGTGGGAGAAATGGGTGAAGGGTGTGGAAATCGGCAGCATGCCGAACTACCGGGCGGTGCTGTACAAGCCGAAGTTCGCCGGCCTGTTCCAAGGAAGCCTCGGTTACTCCCAGAAATACCAGGATCCGGTCTGGCAGATGATCGTCCAGCGGATGCCTGTGTCGCTCTTCTACGGAGGAATCGCGATGGTGCTCATCTACGGCATTTGTCTTCCGCTCGGTGTTCTGAAAGGGATCAAACACCGGAGCTGGCTCGACAACTTCTCGTCTGTTCTGGTCTTCGCCGGCTACGCCATTCCCGGTTACGCCCTAGGCGCGCTGCTGGTGGTCTATCTGGCCGCCAAGATGCGGTGGTTCCCGCTCGGGGGGTTCACCAGCGATAACTTCGAAAGCCTGTCGTTCCTCGGCAAGGTCAACGACCTTGCCTACCACGGCGTCCTGCCCCTCGCATGCTATCTCATCGGTTCGTTCGCGATGATGACGCTGCTGATGAAGAACAACCTGATGGATAACCTCGCCGCGGACTACGTGCGGACGGCCATCGCCAAGGGAACCGGCTTCCGGGTCGCGGTCTTCCGGCACGCGTTCCGCAACTCGATCATCCCGATCGCAACCACCTTCGGGGCGAACCTGACTATCTTCGTCGCGGGCAGCCTGCTGATCGAACGGGTGTTCGACATCAACGGCTTCGGCCTGCTCGGGTTCAGCGCGCTGCTTGAGTTCGACCGCCCGGTAACGATGGGCGTGCTCTTCGTGTCGGCCCTGCTGATGCTTCTGGGCAATGTCATCTCCGACTTCTGCGTGGCCTTGGTCGATCCCCGAGTGAGCTACAAGTGA